The DNA segment TCGATCTTGTCGTTCAGAAACGCACGTTCGGTGAACTCGCCGGGCTGAGCCAGGCGCAGGCCTGGCAGCACCGGCGCCCCTGCTTCGCCCAGGCTGGCCGCCGCCTCCAGGCAGCGCGCCAGCAGCAGCTGCAGCACCACCGGCCCGCCGTGGGCCTGCAGCTCCAGCACGTCTTCCCCGGTGTAGCTGTGCGGGCCGGGGAAGTACAGCGCCAGGCCGTGGTCTATGGGAGCCCCCTTGGCATCTTTGAACGGTAGGTAGCTGGCCTCGCGGGGCTTGAGATTCTTGCCGCACAGCACACGCACCAGTGGCGCGATCTGCTTGCCCGAGATGCGCACGATGCCCACCGCCCCCCGGCCGGGTGCGGTGGCGATGGCGGCAATGGGATCGGTATGGCGGGCAAGCATGGGCAAGGCTTTCGAGGAGGAAATCGGTGGGGTACCGGGTCAGCGGCCGATCATAGCCAGGGCCGCCGTCTTTGCCGTGCCGGAAGTCCCGGCACCAAAGACAACGGCCGCTTGCGGCGGCCGTTGGGGGATCAGCGCAGGCGCTGCTTACTTCTTCTTGCCCGCATCAGCCACAGGGGCCGACTTGAAGTTGGGCAGATTGAACTGGGGCGGCACACCCATGCGGGTGTTGATGACCCACTGCTGTGCAATGGACAGGATGTTGTTGGTCAGCCAGTACAGCACCAGGCCGGCGGGGAACATGAAGAACATCACGCTGAAGATCAGCGGCATGAACCACATCATCTTGGCCTGCATCGGATCGGGTGGCACGGGGTTCAGTGCGGTCTGCAGCAGCGACGACAGCATCATCAGCAGCGGCAGGATGAACCAGGGGTCCTTGGCCGACAGGTCGGTGATCCAGCCGATCCAGGGCGCCTGGCGCATTTCCACCGAGGACAGCAGCACCCAGTACAGGGTCATGAACACGGGGATCTGGATCATGATGGGCAGGCAGCCGCCCATGGGATTGACCTTTTCCTCGCGGTAGATGCGCATCATCTCTTGCTGCATCTGCTGGGGCTTGTCCTTCAGGCGCTCGCGCATTTCCTGAATCTTGGGGTTGATGGCCTTCATCTTGGCCATGCTGGAGTAGGCCTTGGCGTTGAACCAGTAGAAGATGATCTTCAGGATCAGCACCAGACCGATGATGGCCCAGCCCCAGTTGCCCAGCACGCTGTGGATCTGGTCCAGCAGCCAGTACATGGGCTTGGCCAGGATGGTGAACATGCCGTAGTCCTTCACCAGCTCCAGGCCGGGGTAGATGGATTCCAGCATCTTTTCCAGCTGCGGGCCGGCGAACAGGCGCGCATCGACGGCCTTGGTTTCGCCGGGTTGCAGCGTGCCCAGGGTGGTGATGGTGCCGGCGGCATACAGGTTATCGCCCACCTTGCGGGCGAAGTTGTCGCGCTGCAGGCCATCACCCAGCAGCCAGGCGCTGGCGAAGTAATGCTGCACCATGGCCACATAGCCATCGGGCGTGGACTTCACGAATTCGGTCTTGCCCTTTTCGATGTCCTTGAACTCGACCTTCTGGAACTTCTTCTCGTGCGAGTACACGGCCGGACCGGTGAAGGTCGAGTACATGGCCGACTTTTCGCCTTCGGGCGCATTGCCGTCACGCAGCAGCTGCAGGTACAGCTGGGGGCTCACGGCGGCCGTACCGGTGTTCACCACCTCGTGCTTGACGGCGATGTCGTAGGCGCCGCGCTTCAGGGTGTAGGTCTTGACCAGCTTCACGCCGTCCATGGCAGGCGACTCGAAACGCACTTGCAGCTCGTTGGCACCATCGGCCAGCTCGCGCGCACCGGGCATCAGCTGCATGGTGGTCTTGTGCGTGGGGAAGTTGCCGCCGATCAGGCCAGTCTGGGCCAGGTAGACGCGGTTGGCGCTGTCGTCGAACAGCACAAAGGGCTTGCTCTTGTCCACGGAGTCCATGTACTTGAGCAGTTCGGCGTGCTCGATGCCGCCGCCCTGGCCGTCAAACGTCAGACGCAGCACATCGGTGCTGACGGTGATCTTTTCGCGGGCAATGGCGTCGGCCGCCGGTGCAGCGGCACCGCCGGGCACATCGCTGGCCGTGGCGGTCGGAGCGGCAACCGCAGGCACGTCCGAAGGCTTGGCCGCGGCCGGTGCGGGCGCGGTGGCAGCCGAGGGGAAGAGCATGGCTGGCTTGCCGTTGTGGATTTGCCACTTGTCCCACAGCAGAACCAGGGAAAAGGCAAATATCACCCACAGGATGGTGCGGCGAATGTCGTTCATGAAGACTTCTTTGCAGAGGAAGAGGAGGTCAAACCGGAAAACAGCCCTGGCGCGCGCTCGGGCACGGGGTCATGGCCGCCAGCGCACCAGGGGTGGCAGCGGGCCAGACGGCGCAGGGTCAGGTAGGACCCGGCGGCGGCACCATGCCGCTCCAGCGCTTGCAGGGAATAGGCCGAGCAGGTGGGCTCGAACCGGCAGGCCGAGCCCAGCCATGGACTGAGCGTGAGGCGATAGCCCCGTACCAATGCCATGAGCAAGGCCCGCACCATGTCAGACCACCCCTTCGGAAACCGGCGGCGCAGACGCGGGTTGCG comes from the Comamonas terrigena NBRC 13299 genome and includes:
- the yidD gene encoding membrane protein insertion efficiency factor YidD encodes the protein MVRALLMALVRGYRLTLSPWLGSACRFEPTCSAYSLQALERHGAAAGSYLTLRRLARCHPWCAGGHDPVPERAPGLFSGLTSSSSAKKSS
- the yidC gene encoding membrane protein insertase YidC, giving the protein MNDIRRTILWVIFAFSLVLLWDKWQIHNGKPAMLFPSAATAPAPAAAKPSDVPAVAAPTATASDVPGGAAAPAADAIAREKITVSTDVLRLTFDGQGGGIEHAELLKYMDSVDKSKPFVLFDDSANRVYLAQTGLIGGNFPTHKTTMQLMPGARELADGANELQVRFESPAMDGVKLVKTYTLKRGAYDIAVKHEVVNTGTAAVSPQLYLQLLRDGNAPEGEKSAMYSTFTGPAVYSHEKKFQKVEFKDIEKGKTEFVKSTPDGYVAMVQHYFASAWLLGDGLQRDNFARKVGDNLYAAGTITTLGTLQPGETKAVDARLFAGPQLEKMLESIYPGLELVKDYGMFTILAKPMYWLLDQIHSVLGNWGWAIIGLVLILKIIFYWFNAKAYSSMAKMKAINPKIQEMRERLKDKPQQMQQEMMRIYREEKVNPMGGCLPIMIQIPVFMTLYWVLLSSVEMRQAPWIGWITDLSAKDPWFILPLLMMLSSLLQTALNPVPPDPMQAKMMWFMPLIFSVMFFMFPAGLVLYWLTNNILSIAQQWVINTRMGVPPQFNLPNFKSAPVADAGKKK